A region of Oncorhynchus masou masou isolate Uvic2021 chromosome 29, UVic_Omas_1.1, whole genome shotgun sequence DNA encodes the following proteins:
- the LOC135519436 gene encoding 2-oxoglutarate receptor 1, with protein sequence MASEARDNKTPECFPVDDYIKRSYLPIMYGIIFVVGLVGNITSIIIYVVRLRPWKSSSIIMVNLALADLLYVLCLPFLVHYYIHDDWIMGEAMCRIVRFSFHFNLYGSILFLTCLSVFRYVVVVHPLRAAQVQRMSWGVIACLAVWFISVLEIIPMVYMITVKKTENNMTSCLDFASNDPEEVWVYGWLLTVLGYLLPLVVVCLSYIRVACELAGGPHEGRPNRVRARRMTVLILVVFVLCFTPFHILRALRVYTQMEAQRPVPCMLLIGVNAAYTISRPLAGLNTFFNLALYTLAGDRFHQAVLGLLRWRPQFLKTKRPIMVAVISQPGRNSMSQANVLKS encoded by the coding sequence ATGGCTAGCGAAGCCAGGgacaataagactcctgaatgTTTTCCAGTGGATGACTACATAAAGAGATCCTACCTTCCGATCATGTATGGGATCATATTTGTAGTGGGGCTTGTGGGTAACATCACCTCAATCATCATCTACGTGGTCAGGCTGCGCCCATGGAAGAGCAGCAGCATCATCATGGTGAACCTTGCCTTGGCAGACCTCCTGTATGTTCTGTGTCTGCCCTTCCTGGTCCACTACTACATCCACGACGACTGGATCATGGGCGAGGCCATGTGTCGCATTGTTCGCTTTAGCTTCCACTTCAACCTGTACGGCAGCATCCTCTTCCTCACCTGCCTGAGTGTGTTCCGCTATGTGGTCGTAGTCCACCCACTGAGGGCAGCCCAGGTGCAGAGGATGAGCTGGGGTGTGATCgcctgcctggctgtgtggttcATATCTGTGTTGGAGATTATACCCATGGTTTACATGATCACTGTGAAGAAGACTGAGAACAATATGACGTCATGCCTGGATTTTGCTAGTAATGATCCAGAAGAGGTGTGGGTCTATGGCTGGCTACTCACTGTCCTGGGCTACCTACTCCCCCTAGTGGTGGTGTGCCTGAGTTACATCCGTGTTGCATGTGAGCTGGCCGGTGGGCCACATGAGGGCCGTCCAAACAGGGTGCGTGCCCGCAGGATGACTGTGCTGATCCTGGTTGTGTTTGTGCTATGCTTCACACCCTTCCACATCCTCCGTGCCCTGCGGGTGTACACCCAGATGGAAGCCCAAAGGCCGGTGCCCTGTATGCTGCTGATAGGGGTCAATGCAGCCTACACCATCTCCAGACCCCTGGCAGGGCTCAACACCTTCTTCAACCTGGCTCTGTACACTCTGGCTGGAGACAGGTTCCACCAGGCGGTCCTTGGCCTCCTCCGCTGGAGACCCCAGTTTCTCAAGACCAAGAGGCCCATCATGGTGGCAGTGATCAGCCAACCAGGCAGAAACAGTATGTCACAGGCTAACGTGCTAAAGAGCTGA